The Nocardioides salarius genome includes a region encoding these proteins:
- a CDS encoding IclR family transcriptional regulator — translation MATQRTLIQSVSRALALLDAVGGSARPVTAKCLARQSGLALPTAYHLLRTLVHDGYLAREEGGYVLGDRALSLAGGRAVGMHPAHAHQVLEHLRDELHAPAYLSVLDDGEIRLADVADSRSCPRVDMWVGFHHAAHATALGKAVLSTLPDRARRDYVAAHELADLTPHTVTSPPRLLRELDSGSDVALDREEFAVGTACVAVAVPSPTVAAAVAVSVRADQLGRVLERGDAIRRAARLIAYAGAGERPDPPVTI, via the coding sequence GTGGCGACGCAGCGCACCCTGATCCAGTCGGTCAGCAGGGCGCTGGCCCTGCTCGACGCGGTCGGCGGGTCGGCACGCCCGGTCACCGCGAAGTGCCTGGCCCGGCAGTCCGGGCTGGCGCTGCCGACGGCGTACCACCTGCTGCGCACCCTGGTCCACGACGGCTACCTCGCCCGCGAGGAGGGCGGCTACGTGCTCGGCGACCGTGCCTTGTCGCTGGCGGGCGGTCGCGCCGTCGGGATGCACCCGGCGCACGCCCACCAGGTCCTCGAGCACCTGCGCGACGAGCTGCACGCGCCGGCCTACCTCTCCGTCCTCGACGACGGCGAGATCCGTCTCGCCGACGTCGCGGACAGCCGGTCGTGCCCCCGTGTCGACATGTGGGTGGGCTTCCACCACGCCGCGCACGCGACCGCCCTGGGCAAGGCGGTGCTGTCGACGTTGCCCGACCGGGCCAGGCGCGACTACGTCGCTGCGCACGAGCTGGCAGACCTCACCCCGCACACGGTCACCAGCCCGCCGAGGCTGCTGCGCGAGCTCGACTCGGGCTCCGACGTGGCGCTGGACCGCGAGGAGTTCGCGGTGGGCACGGCCTGCGTCGCGGTGGCGGTCCCCTCCCCCACCGTCGCGGCGGCGGTGGCCGTCTCGGTGCGGGCCGACCAGCTCGGCCGGGTGCTGGAGCGCGGCGACGCGATCCGCCGCGCGGCTCGGCTCATCGCCTACGCGGGGGCGGGCGAGCGGCCCGACCCGCCTGTCACCATCTGA
- a CDS encoding thiamine pyrophosphate-dependent dehydrogenase E1 component subunit alpha, which produces MTTRAARPSIPQPSGGAAGDALDPAVRRGLYETMVLSRTYEEAILREYHADKGPGFDIGKGLIPGEMHLSAGQEPVAAGICAHLTTDDAVTATHRPHHFAVAHGVDLRRMTAEIFGREGGLGRGRGGHMHLFDPATHFSCSGIIAEGYPPALGQAFAFHRQGTDRIAVAVTGEGAANQGAFHESLNLAARWRLPVVFVVEDNDWGISVARTASTAVDSNADRAVAYGIPGERIEGNEVEAVHDAARRAVARARAGEGPSLIEVHTLRLWGHFEGDAQGYRFDLEEAPSHDPLPRYEARLREAGVLDDTAVEQIRSAASERVEDAIAFAMSSPVPDPASATSYVFA; this is translated from the coding sequence ATGACCACCCGTGCAGCACGACCGTCGATCCCCCAACCCTCCGGCGGGGCCGCCGGCGACGCGCTCGACCCGGCCGTGCGGCGCGGCCTCTACGAGACCATGGTGCTCTCGCGCACCTACGAGGAGGCGATCCTGCGCGAGTACCACGCCGACAAGGGACCGGGCTTCGACATCGGGAAGGGGCTCATCCCCGGCGAGATGCACCTCTCCGCGGGCCAGGAGCCGGTGGCGGCGGGGATCTGCGCGCACCTGACCACCGACGACGCGGTCACCGCCACCCACCGCCCGCACCACTTCGCGGTGGCGCACGGCGTCGACCTGCGCCGGATGACCGCCGAGATCTTCGGCCGCGAAGGTGGCCTGGGCCGTGGACGCGGCGGGCACATGCATCTCTTCGACCCCGCCACCCACTTCTCCTGCTCCGGGATCATCGCCGAGGGCTACCCGCCCGCGCTGGGACAGGCCTTCGCCTTCCACCGCCAGGGCACCGACCGGATCGCGGTCGCCGTCACCGGTGAGGGCGCCGCCAACCAGGGCGCCTTCCACGAGTCGCTCAACCTCGCCGCCCGGTGGAGGCTCCCGGTGGTCTTCGTCGTCGAGGACAACGACTGGGGCATCTCCGTGGCCCGCACCGCCTCGACCGCGGTCGACTCCAACGCCGACCGGGCCGTGGCCTACGGCATCCCGGGCGAGCGGATCGAGGGCAACGAGGTCGAGGCGGTCCACGACGCGGCACGACGAGCGGTCGCCCGGGCCCGGGCCGGCGAGGGTCCCTCGCTGATCGAGGTGCACACGCTGCGCCTGTGGGGCCACTTCGAGGGTGACGCGCAGGGCTACCGCTTCGACCTCGAGGAGGCACCCAGCCACGACCCGCTACCGCGCTACGAGGCCCGGCTGCGGGAGGCCGGCGTGCTCGACGACACCGCGGTCGAGCAGATCAGGAGCGCCGCGAGCGAGCGGGTCGAGGACGCGATCGCCTTCGCCATGAGCAGCCCGGTGCCCGACCCCGCGTCCGCCACGTCCTACGTCTTCGCCTGA
- a CDS encoding alpha-ketoacid dehydrogenase subunit beta, with protein sequence MTTTHAPASPATHSRRLTTSKAMVEAIAFEMERDPSVFYLGEDVGSYGGIFGSTGGLLDRFGPDRVIDTPISESAFIGLGIGAAVEGMRPVVELMFADFMGVCLDQIYNHMAKIHFESGGNVRVPMVLTTAAGGGYSDGAQHSQCLWGTFAHLPGMKVVVPSGPADAKGLMTAAIRDDNPVVYMFHKGVMGLPWMAKNPRATDEVPADDYEIPIGSASVVREGTDVSVVTISLSVHHALDVAEELAGEIDVEVLDLRSLVPLDREAILSSVAKTRRLVVVDEDYRSFGMSGEVVATITDHDPGLLSRPVERVAVPDVPIPYAHDLEYAVLPRQDRIEAAVRRVVAG encoded by the coding sequence ATGACCACCACGCACGCCCCCGCCAGCCCGGCCACGCACTCCCGCCGGCTGACGACGTCCAAGGCGATGGTCGAGGCCATCGCCTTCGAGATGGAGCGCGACCCGTCGGTCTTCTACCTGGGCGAGGACGTCGGCTCCTACGGCGGGATCTTCGGCTCCACCGGCGGGCTGCTCGACCGGTTCGGCCCCGACCGGGTGATCGACACACCGATCTCGGAGTCCGCCTTCATCGGGCTCGGCATCGGCGCCGCCGTCGAGGGCATGCGCCCGGTCGTCGAGCTGATGTTCGCCGACTTCATGGGGGTGTGCCTCGACCAGATCTACAACCACATGGCCAAGATCCACTTCGAGTCCGGGGGCAACGTCCGGGTGCCGATGGTGCTGACGACGGCCGCGGGAGGTGGCTACTCCGACGGCGCCCAGCACTCGCAGTGCCTGTGGGGCACCTTCGCGCACCTGCCCGGCATGAAGGTCGTCGTCCCGAGCGGTCCCGCGGACGCCAAGGGCCTGATGACCGCGGCGATCCGCGACGACAACCCCGTCGTCTACATGTTCCACAAGGGGGTGATGGGGCTGCCCTGGATGGCCAAGAACCCGCGGGCGACCGACGAGGTGCCCGCCGACGACTACGAGATCCCCATCGGCAGCGCCTCCGTGGTGCGTGAGGGGACCGACGTCTCGGTCGTGACGATCTCGCTGTCGGTCCACCACGCGCTCGACGTGGCCGAGGAGCTCGCCGGCGAGATCGACGTCGAGGTGCTCGACCTGCGCAGCCTCGTACCGCTGGACCGCGAGGCGATCCTGTCGTCGGTGGCCAAGACGCGGCGGCTGGTGGTGGTCGACGAGGACTACCGCTCCTTCGGCATGTCGGGCGAGGTGGTCGCCACGATCACCGACCACGACCCCGGCCTGCTGAGCCGACCGGTCGAGCGGGTGGCGGTGCCGGACGTGCCCATCCCCTACGCCCACGACCTGGAGTACGCCGTCCTGCCGCGGCAGGACCGGATCGAGGCCGCCGTGCGCCGGGTGGTGGCCGGGTGA
- a CDS encoding biotin/lipoyl-containing protein, giving the protein MTDVLFPPLSKEEPGAEGVLSTWFVRDGDTVGADQLLAEVQVDKVAAEVPAPVGGVVHLLCAEEATIRQGAPIARID; this is encoded by the coding sequence GTGACCGATGTGCTCTTCCCCCCGCTCTCCAAGGAGGAACCCGGCGCCGAGGGGGTCCTCTCGACCTGGTTCGTGCGCGACGGGGACACGGTGGGCGCCGACCAGCTGCTCGCCGAGGTCCAGGTCGACAAGGTCGCCGCCGAGGTCCCGGCGCCGGTCGGCGGGGTGGTGCACCTGCTGTGCGCGGAGGAGGCGACGATCCGGCAGGGCGCGCCCATCGCCAGGATCGACTGA
- a CDS encoding SGNH/GDSL hydrolase family protein has translation MAPRLHGAALLRAVAPLAVVGALLAPTGPAASAPSIDPAARASRAAPAYVALGDSYSSGTGTRSYVADGTSCLRSSKAYPSLVAARRGYTLDLRACSGAVVADVTSAQLGALSAATAYVTISVGGNDAGFADVLTTCATPWWMASCSRAVDRARSFINATLPGRLATLYSQIRTRAPQARVVVVGYPRVFGDEDCNALTFFSGSERSSLNATADLLNRRLREQAAARGFAFADPTGRFSGHAVCADAEWINGLSYPVVESYHPNGPGHGQGYLPVVEAQLPAGLARPTGATRVAPAEIARTQRPYAELDAGIEPAVVRAPDLDSRRAQRAARRAGVDIERWQARQQR, from the coding sequence GTGGCCCCTCGTCTCCACGGTGCTGCCCTGCTGCGCGCCGTCGCGCCCCTCGCCGTCGTCGGCGCGCTGCTCGCCCCCACCGGCCCGGCGGCCTCCGCCCCCTCGATAGACCCGGCCGCCCGCGCCTCCCGCGCCGCCCCGGCGTACGTCGCCCTCGGCGACTCCTACTCCTCCGGCACCGGCACCCGCTCCTACGTCGCCGACGGCACCAGCTGCCTGCGCTCCTCGAAGGCCTACCCGAGCCTCGTGGCCGCCCGCCGCGGCTACACGCTCGACCTGCGGGCCTGCTCGGGGGCCGTGGTCGCCGACGTCACCAGCGCCCAGCTCGGTGCGCTCAGCGCCGCGACCGCCTACGTCACGATCTCGGTCGGCGGCAACGACGCCGGCTTCGCCGACGTGCTGACCACGTGCGCGACGCCGTGGTGGATGGCCAGCTGCTCCCGGGCCGTCGACCGGGCCCGCTCGTTCATCAACGCCACCCTGCCGGGCCGGCTCGCCACCCTCTACTCCCAGATCCGGACCCGCGCGCCCCAGGCGCGGGTGGTCGTCGTGGGCTACCCGCGGGTCTTCGGCGACGAGGACTGCAACGCCCTGACGTTCTTCTCCGGCTCCGAGCGCTCCAGCCTCAACGCCACCGCCGACCTGCTCAACCGGCGGTTGCGCGAGCAGGCCGCGGCCCGCGGCTTCGCCTTCGCCGACCCGACCGGCCGCTTCTCGGGGCACGCCGTGTGCGCCGACGCCGAGTGGATCAACGGCCTGTCCTACCCGGTCGTGGAGAGCTACCACCCCAACGGGCCCGGCCACGGGCAGGGCTACCTGCCCGTCGTCGAGGCCCAGCTGCCCGCCGGCCTGGCCCGGCCCACCGGCGCGACCCGGGTCGCGCCGGCCGAGATCGCCCGCACGCAGCGGCCGTACGCCGAGCTCGACGCCGGCATCGAGCCCGCGGTCGTCCGGGCCCCCGACCTCGACAGCCGCCGGGCCCAGCGCGCGGCGCGCCGCGCCGGGGTCGACATCGAGCGCTGGCAGGCCCGCCAGCAGCGCTGA
- a CDS encoding YdeI/OmpD-associated family protein: protein MSGVPPSASEHPATGRFDYPIYHAETRPQLRAWLAAHHATVRGVWLCSWRSGTGRPACPYPEVVEEAICFGWIDSTAGRLDDERGLQLLTPRRARSTWTRLNRRRAADMEAAGLMTDAGRRAVGAARANGWWTILDPVEDLLEPADLAAALDAVPAARATWDSFPAGARKAMLWWVLSAARPETRAGRVAQVVDGARRGERARG, encoded by the coding sequence GTGAGCGGCGTCCCGCCTTCGGCCTCGGAGCATCCCGCGACCGGGAGGTTCGACTACCCGATCTACCACGCCGAGACCCGTCCGCAGCTGCGTGCCTGGCTGGCGGCGCACCACGCCACCGTCCGCGGTGTCTGGCTGTGCTCGTGGCGCAGCGGCACCGGCCGGCCTGCCTGCCCCTACCCCGAGGTGGTCGAGGAGGCGATCTGCTTCGGCTGGATCGACTCGACGGCGGGTCGCCTCGACGACGAACGGGGGCTCCAGCTCCTCACGCCGCGCCGTGCTCGCAGCACCTGGACCCGGTTGAACCGGCGACGGGCGGCCGACATGGAGGCCGCGGGACTGATGACCGACGCCGGCCGCAGGGCCGTCGGGGCCGCACGGGCCAACGGCTGGTGGACGATCCTCGACCCGGTCGAGGACCTCCTCGAGCCCGCCGACCTCGCCGCCGCGCTCGACGCCGTGCCGGCGGCCCGGGCGACGTGGGACTCCTTCCCGGCGGGCGCCCGCAAGGCGATGCTGTGGTGGGTGCTCAGCGCGGCGCGGCCGGAGACCAGGGCCGGCCGGGTCGCCCAGGTCGTGGACGGCGCCCGGCGCGGGGAACGCGCCCGCGGCTGA
- a CDS encoding histidine phosphatase family protein: MTTLHLLTHPEATHVVDGLVGGWYDADLTERGTQEAHAVAAEVAARLSPALAAGERVAVVSSDLVRCRRTAELVATALGEGVPVRLDRRLREQSYGAAEGRPVGSCAWRPPASGDDALHHHDGVPGSETRWQVADRVQASVREHLAAAPEHLVLVTHGGAATYVVTTFVGMAVEAVGPVRFVTPPGSISTLRLDPATGDRRVESVGDLGHLGHLGHLERSSR; this comes from the coding sequence ATGACGACACTGCACCTGCTCACCCACCCCGAGGCGACCCACGTGGTCGACGGCCTGGTCGGTGGCTGGTACGACGCGGACCTCACCGAGCGCGGGACCCAGGAGGCCCACGCGGTCGCCGCCGAGGTGGCCGCACGGCTGTCGCCGGCGCTGGCAGCCGGCGAGCGCGTGGCCGTCGTCTCCTCCGACCTCGTGCGCTGCCGCCGCACGGCCGAGCTGGTGGCGACCGCGCTCGGAGAGGGGGTCCCGGTGCGCCTCGACCGGCGCCTGCGCGAGCAGTCGTACGGCGCCGCGGAGGGACGCCCCGTGGGCAGCTGCGCGTGGCGACCCCCGGCGTCCGGCGACGACGCGCTGCACCACCACGACGGGGTGCCCGGCTCGGAGACCCGGTGGCAGGTGGCCGACCGGGTGCAGGCGTCGGTGCGCGAGCACCTGGCCGCGGCGCCCGAGCACCTGGTCCTGGTGACCCACGGGGGCGCGGCGACCTACGTGGTGACGACGTTCGTCGGCATGGCGGTCGAGGCTGTCGGCCCGGTGCGGTTCGTGACGCCCCCGGGCAGCATCAGCACGCTGCGGCTCGACCCGGCGACCGGGGACCGCCGCGTCGAGTCGGTGGGCGACCTGGGCCACCTGGGCCACCTGGGCCACCTCGAGCGGAGCAGCCGGTGA
- a CDS encoding SGNH/GDSL hydrolase family protein, with the protein MSRPPVYTNRTGRPPGRSVRALGAVLPGIARVRAQAEPYADAWQERTRSAAVAPGRRWVVLGDSMSQAIGATGPDRGWVDQLLGRLGPAGHDLRVVNLSATGARVPDVLDQQLPAWSALPPSRSPLPDLVTVMIGSNDLFSGARHRARLPGAMAELVTRLPSGSVVTTLPQPRAAARQANRHLDGAALRGHLRVVDLRTDGPSSWRGRLAADFFHPNEAGYAAIADAFEPVVRAALRASNGPAT; encoded by the coding sequence ATGAGCCGGCCACCCGTCTACACCAACCGCACCGGCCGCCCGCCCGGGCGCTCCGTGCGCGCCCTGGGCGCGGTGCTGCCCGGCATCGCGCGGGTGCGGGCGCAGGCCGAGCCGTACGCCGACGCCTGGCAGGAGCGCACCCGCTCCGCGGCTGTCGCGCCCGGGCGTCGCTGGGTGGTGCTCGGCGACTCCATGTCGCAGGCGATCGGCGCCACCGGCCCCGACCGCGGCTGGGTCGACCAGCTGCTCGGGCGCCTGGGTCCGGCGGGCCACGACCTGAGGGTGGTCAACCTGTCGGCCACCGGCGCGCGCGTGCCCGACGTGCTCGACCAGCAGCTGCCGGCCTGGTCGGCCCTGCCGCCGTCGCGCTCGCCGCTGCCCGACCTGGTCACCGTGATGATCGGGTCGAACGACCTCTTCAGCGGGGCCCGGCACCGCGCCCGCCTGCCGGGAGCGATGGCCGAGCTCGTGACCCGGCTGCCCTCCGGCAGCGTCGTGACCACGCTCCCCCAGCCGCGCGCCGCAGCCCGGCAGGCCAACCGCCACCTCGACGGGGCCGCGCTGCGCGGCCACCTGCGGGTGGTCGACCTGCGCACCGACGGACCGTCCTCGTGGCGGGGCAGGCTGGCCGCCGACTTCTTCCACCCCAACGAGGCGGGCTACGCCGCCATCGCCGACGCCTTCGAGCCGGTGGTGCGTGCGGCGCTGCGAGCCTCCAACGGGCCCGCAACCTGA
- a CDS encoding glycoside hydrolase family 26 protein, with product MSVLPLRRCLLHRTTTALVCLAVAALGMLLLTDPAGAARPRKSPSTAVASPQPTERLLGVAVPGAPTDLQEYEDLAGALGRRPEQITFYAAWATVADFPAADAARIAAAGAVPELTWEPWDPAAGTTQPAYALERIAAGDHDAYLRRWARQVRSYGAPLVIRMAHEMNGSWYPWAEGVNGNRPGDYRAAWRHVVGVFRDQRVTNVSWSWAPNVPYEGSVPLAGLYPGDDVVDRVGLDGYNWGTTQPWSTWQSAEEVFGPGLAEIEAFSSRPFHIGEIGSAEHGGDKAAWLRDMWAWLDRTPSVRGLTWFHFHKEADWRIWSSPGSFEAFRAGYASFR from the coding sequence ATGTCCGTCCTGCCCCTGCGCCGCTGCCTGCTGCACCGCACCACCACGGCGCTCGTCTGCCTGGCCGTGGCCGCCCTGGGCATGCTGCTGCTGACGGATCCCGCTGGCGCGGCCCGGCCGCGCAAGAGCCCGTCGACAGCAGTGGCGTCGCCGCAGCCTACCGAGCGGCTGCTCGGCGTGGCCGTGCCCGGTGCGCCCACCGACCTCCAGGAGTACGAGGACCTCGCCGGCGCCCTGGGCCGTCGCCCCGAGCAGATCACCTTCTACGCGGCCTGGGCCACGGTCGCCGACTTCCCGGCCGCCGACGCCGCCCGGATCGCCGCGGCGGGGGCCGTCCCCGAGCTGACCTGGGAGCCCTGGGACCCCGCCGCCGGCACCACCCAGCCGGCGTACGCGCTCGAGCGCATCGCCGCAGGCGACCACGACGCCTACCTCCGGCGCTGGGCCCGCCAGGTCCGCTCCTACGGCGCTCCCCTGGTCATCCGGATGGCGCACGAGATGAACGGCTCGTGGTACCCGTGGGCCGAGGGCGTCAACGGCAACCGGCCCGGCGACTACCGCGCCGCCTGGCGGCACGTCGTGGGGGTCTTCCGCGACCAGCGGGTCACGAACGTCTCCTGGTCCTGGGCCCCCAACGTGCCCTACGAGGGCTCGGTGCCGCTGGCCGGGCTCTACCCCGGTGACGACGTCGTCGACCGCGTCGGCCTCGACGGCTACAACTGGGGCACCACGCAGCCGTGGTCGACCTGGCAGAGCGCCGAGGAGGTCTTCGGCCCCGGCCTCGCCGAGATCGAGGCGTTCAGCTCGCGCCCCTTCCACATCGGCGAGATCGGCAGCGCCGAGCACGGCGGCGACAAGGCCGCCTGGCTGCGCGACATGTGGGCCTGGCTCGACCGGACCCCGTCGGTCCGGGGCCTGACCTGGTTCCACTTCCACAAGGAGGCCGACTGGCGGATCTGGAGCAGCCCCGGCTCGTTCGAGGCGTTCAGGGCCGGCTACGCCAGCTTCCGCTGA
- a CDS encoding alanine racemase: MPVPTPHLRVDLDRLRHNVRRAADHAASSRVSLRPHVKTHKSIEIARLQLVSGARGITVATVGEAEAFVRLGCTDVFIAYPVWVDDDRGARLRDLAEVARVAVGVDSLYGAANTGRRLGGSGIEVMVEIDSGHHRTGIEPDKAGVVAQAARRAGLPVRGVFTFPGHGYAPGAVAKVAAAEALSLRAATSSVEATGLAVPVVSGGSTPTLAASLSGARAYRDDDDTTEVELRPGVYVFGDAQQWELGTCTPDDIALTARATVVSLAGGRMVLDAGSKVLGADRASYASGFGRLLHRPEARIVSLAEHHAVVEPGPGRRPRLGDQVDVVPNHVCAAVNLASELWVEEAGGLRPWPVTARGLNA, encoded by the coding sequence ATGCCCGTGCCCACCCCGCACCTGCGCGTGGACCTCGACCGGCTGCGCCACAACGTACGGCGCGCGGCCGACCACGCGGCCAGCTCGCGGGTCAGCCTGCGGCCGCACGTCAAGACGCACAAGAGCATCGAGATCGCTCGGCTCCAGCTGGTCTCCGGGGCCCGCGGGATCACCGTCGCGACCGTCGGCGAGGCCGAGGCGTTCGTGCGGCTCGGCTGCACCGACGTCTTCATCGCCTACCCCGTGTGGGTCGACGACGACCGGGGCGCCCGCCTGCGCGACCTCGCGGAGGTCGCCCGCGTGGCGGTCGGGGTCGACTCGTTGTACGGCGCCGCCAACACCGGCCGACGCCTGGGCGGCAGCGGCATCGAGGTGATGGTCGAGATCGACTCCGGCCACCACCGGACCGGCATCGAGCCCGACAAGGCCGGTGTGGTGGCTCAGGCCGCGCGCCGGGCCGGGCTGCCCGTGCGCGGCGTCTTCACCTTCCCCGGCCACGGCTACGCACCCGGCGCGGTGGCCAAGGTCGCTGCCGCGGAGGCCCTGTCGCTGCGTGCCGCCACGTCGTCGGTCGAGGCGACCGGGCTCGCCGTCCCGGTCGTCTCCGGCGGGTCCACCCCGACCCTGGCCGCCAGCCTCTCCGGCGCCCGCGCCTACCGCGACGACGACGACACCACCGAGGTCGAGCTGCGCCCGGGCGTCTACGTCTTCGGCGACGCCCAGCAGTGGGAGCTGGGCACCTGCACGCCCGACGACATCGCCCTGACCGCCCGCGCCACCGTGGTCAGCCTGGCCGGCGGCCGGATGGTCCTCGACGCCGGGAGCAAGGTCCTGGGCGCCGACCGGGCGTCGTACGCCAGCGGGTTCGGGCGGCTGCTGCACCGCCCCGAGGCCCGCATCGTCTCGCTCGCCGAGCACCACGCCGTGGTCGAGCCCGGCCCGGGGCGGCGTCCCCGGCTCGGGGACCAGGTCGACGTGGTGCCCAACCACGTCTGCGCGGCGGTGAACCTCGCCTCCGAGCTGTGGGTGGAGGAGGCCGGGGGGCTGCGCCCGTGGCCCGTCACCGCCCGCGGCCTCAACGCCTGA
- a CDS encoding peptidylprolyl isomerase, whose translation MLTRPLAAAAVLACVGALAACGSENDETASDASSESSQSPGSTESTESGDTGSFSPAADGECSYVEDGNPAKEVELPPADPTVEGEVDVTMATSIGELSATLDASSTPCTVGSFVSLAEQDYFAGTTCHRLTTQGIFVLQCGDPTATGTGGPGYTIPDELSGQESYPAGTLAMAKTPYPDSGGSQFFIVYEDTPLPPQYTVFGTVDAAGVEAVAEAAEAGSDDRNGPGDGTPKTAVDIEGVTVG comes from the coding sequence ATGCTGACCCGACCCCTCGCCGCCGCGGCCGTCCTGGCCTGCGTCGGCGCCCTCGCCGCCTGCGGCTCCGAGAACGACGAGACCGCCTCCGACGCCTCCTCGGAGAGCTCCCAGAGCCCCGGGTCGACCGAGTCGACCGAGTCGGGCGACACCGGCTCCTTCTCGCCCGCGGCCGACGGCGAGTGCTCCTACGTCGAGGACGGCAACCCGGCCAAGGAGGTCGAGCTGCCGCCCGCCGACCCGACCGTCGAGGGCGAGGTCGACGTCACGATGGCCACCAGCATCGGCGAGCTCAGCGCCACGCTCGACGCGTCCAGCACCCCCTGCACCGTGGGCTCCTTCGTGTCCCTGGCCGAGCAGGACTACTTCGCCGGCACCACCTGCCACCGCCTCACCACGCAGGGCATCTTCGTGCTGCAGTGCGGCGACCCCACCGCCACCGGCACCGGCGGTCCGGGCTACACGATCCCCGACGAGCTCAGCGGGCAGGAGTCCTACCCCGCGGGCACCCTGGCGATGGCCAAGACGCCCTACCCCGATTCGGGCGGCTCGCAGTTCTTCATCGTCTACGAGGACACCCCGCTGCCCCCGCAATACACCGTCTTCGGCACCGTCGACGCCGCGGGCGTCGAGGCTGTCGCCGAGGCGGCGGAGGCCGGCTCCGACGACCGCAACGGCCCCGGCGACGGCACGCCCAAGACGGCCGTCGACATCGAGGGCGTCACCGTCGGCTAG
- a CDS encoding OsmC family protein encodes MNPSIPGTSDPSLRSVDLVKIGPERFKATNGRGGVLPIGSGDDPDFTPVELMLAAVAGCGAIDLTLITGKRAEPTAFGAHVEGRKVRDEHGSRITGITVTFEVEFPEGEAGDAARAVVPRTLRQVEERLCTVGRTITVGDQVRYRSADEAADDRPDPA; translated from the coding sequence ATGAACCCGAGCATCCCAGGCACCAGTGACCCGAGCCTGCGCAGTGTCGACCTGGTCAAGATCGGCCCCGAGCGCTTCAAGGCCACCAACGGCCGGGGCGGGGTGCTGCCCATCGGCTCGGGCGACGACCCCGACTTCACCCCCGTGGAGCTGATGCTGGCCGCCGTGGCCGGCTGCGGGGCGATCGACCTGACCCTGATCACCGGCAAGCGGGCCGAGCCGACCGCGTTCGGCGCCCACGTCGAGGGCCGCAAGGTCCGCGACGAGCACGGCAGCCGGATCACCGGGATCACGGTGACCTTCGAGGTCGAGTTCCCCGAGGGCGAGGCCGGGGACGCCGCCCGCGCGGTGGTGCCGCGCACGCTGCGCCAGGTCGAGGAGCGGCTGTGCACCGTGGGGCGCACCATCACCGTGGGCGACCAGGTGCGCTACCGCAGCGCCGACGAGGCCGCCGACGACCGGCCCGACCCGGCCTGA
- a CDS encoding Fe-S cluster assembly protein HesB, producing the protein MLTLTENASLIVKEIASQEGLPETAGLRITSESESDPSFAVTAADAGQPGDQVVEQAGATVYLDESAATMLDDKVLDAAVDPSGKVEFALGLQQ; encoded by the coding sequence ATGCTCACCCTCACCGAGAACGCCAGCCTCATCGTCAAGGAGATCGCCTCCCAGGAGGGCCTCCCCGAGACCGCCGGCCTCCGGATCACCTCGGAGTCCGAGTCCGACCCCAGCTTCGCCGTCACCGCCGCCGACGCGGGCCAGCCCGGCGACCAGGTGGTCGAGCAGGCCGGTGCGACCGTCTACCTCGACGAGTCCGCCGCCACCATGCTCGACGACAAGGTGCTCGACGCCGCCGTCGACCCCAGCGGCAAGGTCGAGTTCGCGCTGGGCCTGCAGCAGTAG